Proteins encoded together in one Mobula birostris isolate sMobBir1 chromosome 9, sMobBir1.hap1, whole genome shotgun sequence window:
- the LOC140203463 gene encoding inositol 1,4,5-trisphosphate receptor-interacting protein-like 2, producing the protein MPVHSPSGRVFGLLATCLCTAFLCFHQVLSGEQQTEPGGSPDTEEVGDSPLYRYSLVFLICYCLLKYCLWLVPRQPSPLRGATSTHVRKIVLEHYYEQQLKLSPHVLGHSKSHVTKIVSELVKVGKTEHQDFTLTFRGDFVQIGSAYEQHKINSPDCFDVLIPIKVPQLLKLEPAFDIGRNELPFSLRGTAVCRLIPSCSSEWSRYRKVFADCFCVHFQKKSALSSTQVLRWFYSKMHRCLNVIRYQCEERCSLTLSVVNDQLILKLLPKSDYVCCHISMSVRLIPAVHVGDSVFLVAQPWTSTEPVLRPLKPAAFWHVYLSKHEQKLLNWLKVQTPVNSCHLKCLQILKALRDLGCKDFDQEFSIQWNAILCSYNMKTALFHLLLKGPLDAWDEKFLMERLEDLIKFWRERLQQQELMHFFLGNKNIPDFLTVPRKIKDVLPVNLLAGFDAALLDMVSFQLLNTWNRAHLIMRLNNHKCWPRNY; encoded by the coding sequence ATGCCAGTCCACTCTCCAAGCGGGCGAGTGTTTGGGCTTTTGGCGACCTGCCTGTGCACCGCTTTCTTGTGCTTCCATCAGGTCTTGAGCGGGGAGCAACAGACAGAGCCGGGCGGATCCCCGGACACAGAGGAAGTCGGCGACTCCCCGCTGTACAGGTACTCCTTGGTGTTCCTGATATGTTACTGTCTCCTCAAATACTGCCTTTGGTTGGTGCCTCGGCAACCCTCGCCTCTCCGGGGAGCAACATCAACTCACGTCAGGAAGATAGTTTTGGAGCATTACTACGAACAGCAGCTGAAACTGTCTCCCCACGTCCTAGGACACAGCAAGTCACATGTGACCAAGATAGTCAGCGAGCTTGTAAAAGTTGGTAAAACCGAGCACCAGGATTTCACGCTGACATTTCGAGGGGACTTCGTTCAGATTGGCAGTGCGTATGAACAGCATAAGATTAACAGCCCGGACTGTTTTGATGTTCTTATCCCAATAAAAGTGCCCCAGCTTCTGAAGCTAGAGCCCGCCTTTGATATCGGGAGGAACGAGTTACCCTTCAGTCTGAGGGGAACCGCTGTCTGCAGATTAATACCCTCCTGCAGCTCCGAGTGGTCAAGGTACAGGAAAGTTTTTGCTGATTGTTTCTGTGTCCACTTTCAGAAGAAGTCAGCTCTGTCATCCACCCAGGTGCTGAGGTGGTTTTACAGCAAGATGCACAGATGCCTGAATGTCATCAGATACCAGTGTGAAGAGCGATGCTCCCTCACCCTATCTGTGGTCAATGACCAACTGATACTGAAACTGTTGCCAAAGTCCGATTACGTGTGCTGTCACATTTCTATGTCAGTGCGACTAATTCCAGCTGTGCATGTGGGTGATTCAGTGTTTCTGGTAGCCCAGCCCTGGACTAGCACGGAGCCAGTTCTCCGGCCTTTGAAACCAGCGGCCTTTTGGCATGTCTATCTCTCAAAGCACGAGCAGAAGCTCCTGAACTGGCTGAAGGTTCAAACTCCAGTCAACTCCTGCCACTTGAAATGCCTACAGATTCTGAAAGCTCTTCGAGACCTGGGTTGCAAAGATTTTGACCAGGAATTTTCGATTCAGTGGAACGCAATCCTTTGCTCCTACAACATGAAGACGGCCCTTTTTCATCTGCTGTTGAAAGGCCCCCTGGATGCATGGGATGAAAAATTCCTAATGGAACGATTAGAGGACTTAATTAAGTTCTGGAGGGAACGGTTGCAGCAACAGGAACTGATGCACTTTTTCCTAGGGAATAAAAATATCCCAGACTTCTTGACAGTGCCAAGGAAAATTAAGGATGTCTTGCCAGTGAACCTCCTGGCTGGGTTTGATGCTGCTCTTTTGGATATGGTTTCCTTTCAACTCTTGAATACATGGAATCGAGCACACTTAATAATGAGGTTAAATAATCATAAATGCTGGCCCAGGAATTATTAA